One stretch of Brettanomyces nanus chromosome 4, complete sequence DNA includes these proteins:
- the ILV6 gene encoding acetolactate synthase, regulatory subunit (BUSCO:EOG0934339Z): MFRLPIRTVSARSLIGLRSVRLIRCSSSSTSALAYKTLHRNRKRPSLPTVNEPTWSAGSAVSSIIYETPLPSKSPKTQHVLNCLVQNEPGVLSLVSGTLAARGFNIDSLVVCNTEVKDLSRMTIVLDGQDGVIEQARRQIEDLVPVYAVLDYSHSQIIKRELLLVRVSLLGQEYFHELIAHHNQEGEAAEEEYRSEKYHPKNLAPSQALRQKYEHLGAIKQLSDEFGGKIVDISDRNCIIELSAKPERISAFIALIRPFGVLELARSGMMALPRTPVDGTQDDGTDPTKDAADVVDVSQMPPS, from the coding sequence ATGTTTAGATTGCCTATAAGAACTGTTTCAGCACGCAGCCTTATTGGCCTGCGTAGTGTCCGTCTTATCAGATGTTCATCATCGTCCACTTCAGCTTTAGCTTATAAGACGCTGCATAGAAATAGAAAGAGACCGTCGCTACCAACAGTGAATGAACCTACGTGGTCTGCTGGATCAGCAGTTTCATCCATAATTTACGAGACTCCTCTGCCTTCGAAGTCTCCAAAGACTCAGCACGTGTTGAATTGCTTGGTACAGAACGAACCTGGTGTTCTTTCGTTGGTCTCTGGGACACTGGCTGCCCGTGGCTTCAACATCGACTCTTTGGTTGTCTGCAATACAGAAGTCAAAGATCTTTCGAGAATGACGATTGTTTTAGATGGCCAGGATGGTGTCATTGAGCAGGCCAGAAGACAGATCGAGGACTTGGTTCCTGTTTATGCCGTGCTTGACTATTCGCACTCGCAGATCATTAAGCGCGAGTTATTATTGGTGAGAGTATCACTTTTGGGACAAGAATACTTTCATGAGTTGATTGCCCACCACAATCAGGAGGGTGAAGCTGCTGAGGAGGAATATAGAAGCGAAAAGTACCATCCTAAGAACTTAGCTCCTTCGCAAGCATTGAGACAGAAGTATGAGCATCTGGGGGCTATTAAGCAGTTATCCGATGAGTTTGGTGGGAAAATCGTCGATATCTCCGATAGAAACTGTATCATAGAGCTAAGCGCAAAACCAGAGCGTATCAGCGCTTTCATCGCCTTGATAAGACCTTTTGGTGTCTTGGAACTTGCTCGTTCGGGTATGATGGCTCTTCCTAGAACTCCAGTTGATGGAACTCAAGACGATGGTACGGATCCAACCAAGGATGCAGCAGATGTTGTCGATGTTTCTCAAATGCCTCCTAGCTAA
- the COX6 gene encoding Cytochrome c oxidase subunit 6 (BUSCO:EOG09344890) produces the protein MFANTIRAALRQNTRMLAIPATRAAIPAFNNSARLFAVRNYSDHDDETFEEFSVRYEKEFEEAYDLFEVQRVLNNCFSYDLVPSPSVIEKALRACRRVNDYATAVRVFEGLKNKVENPQQYKAYLDELKDVREELGVDLKEELFPEQA, from the coding sequence ATGTTCGCCAATACTATTAGGGCTGCCCTTAGACAGAACACTAGAATGTTGGCCATTCCAGCCACAAGAGCTGCCATTCCTGCTTTCAACAACAGTGCCAGACTCTTTGCTGTGAGAAATTATTCTgatcatgatgatgagaccTTTGAGGAATTTTCCGTTAGATACGAGaaggaatttgaagaggCATACGATTTGTTTGAGGTTCAGAGAGTCTTGAATAATTGCTTCTCATACGATTTGgttccttctccttctgtGATCGAGAAGGCATTGAGAGCTTGCAGAAGAGTCAACGATTATGCTACTGCTGTTagagtctttgaaggattGAAAAACAAGGTCGAAAACCCTCAACAATATAAGGCTTACCTAGATGAACTAAAAGATGTTAGAGAAGAACTTGGTgttgatttgaaggaggagtTATTCCCAGAACAGGCTTAA
- a CDS encoding uncharacterized protein (EggNog:ENOG41), whose product MYVITHELSYEFKKKRFPGSLKLEHWEFMYGILYTSIVYFIWQLTYHYFITIRRADKIKNGQVTSFEYLRKAFANKPIGKFVNSLPEPLPVVAFTLIQYGYQLTTMSLCPLFFQYKYAASVFVSLIFLTASYNGATYYVDFYGKKFQKEIARLQDGLNKLQNKLTSVESSEDLTANYLDIGNK is encoded by the coding sequence ATGTATGTGATTACCCACGAGTTATCTTACgaattcaagaagaaaaggttCCCAGGTTCGCTCAAGTTGGAGCATTGGGAATTCATGTATGGAATTCTCTACACATCCATTGTCTACTTCATCTGGCAATTGACATACCACTATTTCATTACAATCAGAAGAGCTGACAAGATTAAGAACGGTCAAGTGACATCTTTTGAATATCTTCGAAAGGCATTTGCAAACAAACCTATCGGAAAGTTTGTGAACTCACTGCCCGAACCTCTTCCGGTGGTAGCTTTCACCCTTATTCAGTACGGGTACCAGTTGACCACAATGAGTCTCTGCCCGCTATTTTTCCAGTACAAATACGCAGCTTCCGTTTTTGTTTCgctcatcttcttgacaGCAAGTTATAACGGAGCCACATATTACGTGGACTTTTACGGTAAGAAATtccagaaggagattgCGAGATTACAGGACGGATTGAATAAGCTGCAGAATAAACTGACATCAGTGGAGTCCTCAGAGGACTTAACAGCAAATTATTTGGATATCGGAAATAAGTAA
- a CDS encoding uncharacterized protein (EggNog:ENOG41): MTLLWCLCTPFFAVYFVSEDASIPIQLQPHMFGILCWIVYIQVMLYPPVSRPKKQIIIRAGGFILFWAAVEIASVIPLRKLYMDRGVTWPILIYGIIASILLALGLIPPYFELYKRQGRVIGINFIFLATDLSGAIFSLASLAVDPANFDIMGAIIYSICAFLEIGIFASHLVWCCRFKWFANGSSEEDVESKLDTVDATKSSTIPVEDTEIDCLSEEAKDF; the protein is encoded by the coding sequence ATGACTCTATTGTGGTGTCTATGCACTCCTTTCTTTGCTGTTTACTTTGTTTCGGAAGATGCTTCCATTCCAATCCAGTTGCAGCCTCACATGTTTGGTATATTATGCTGGATTGTCTACATTCAAGTCATGCTTTATCCTCCGGTGTCgaggccaaagaagcagatcatCATAAGGGCTGGGGGtttcattcttttttggGCAGCGGTGGAAATAGCTTCTGTCATCCCCTTAAGGAAGCTCTACATGGATCGCGGTGTCACGTGGCCCATTCTTATTTACGGAATAATCGCATCGATACTTTTGGCATTGGGTTTAATACCCCCTTACTTTGAACTCTACAAAAGACAGGGACGTGTTATAGGTATAAACTTTATCTTCTTAGCTACCGATCTCTCGGGAGCTATCTTTTCTCTCGCTTCATTAGCTGTAGATCCTGCTAACTTCGATATCATGGGAGCCATTATCTACTCTATATGTGCTTTCCTCGAGATAGGTATATTTGCAAGCCATCTCGTATGGTGTTGCCGCTTCAAATGGTTTGCTAATGGATCAtccgaagaagatgtcGAGTCCAAATTAGACACAGTGGATGCGACCAAGAGCTCTACCATCCCGGTGGAAGACACTGAAATTGACTGTCTGAGTGAGGAAGCAAAGGATTTTTAG
- the MRPS12 gene encoding 37S ribosomal protein S12, mitochondrial (BUSCO:EOG093446M0), with the protein MLRNILCRASLMGSKAVSSPLFASKVNMTSNFINIKPTMAAIKPVNSSLFQLTQQRNTTLNQTRKGNGYVTKRTKPTKSPALKKCPIKKGVILRVMILKPKKPNSAQRKAARVRLSNGEVVSAYIPGIGHNAQEHSVVYVRGGRSQDLPGVKYHLIRGALDLAGVANRKTSRSKYGVKRPQKKE; encoded by the coding sequence ATGCTTAGAAATATTCTGTGCAGAGCGTCCCTCATGGGATCTAAGGCGGTCTCGTCGCCACTATTTGCATCCAAGGTCAACATGACCAGTaatttcatcaacatcaaacCAACCATGGCTGCCATAAAGCCGGTGAATTCGTCATTATTCCAACTCACACAGCAGAGAAATACAACACTCAATCAAACCAGAAAGGGAAATGGTTATGTGACTAAAAGGACCAAGCCTACAAAATCTCCTGCTCTTAAGAAATGTCCTATTAAGAAAGGGGTCATTCTCAGAgtgatgatcttgaagCCGAAGAAACCTAATTCGGCTCAAAGAAAGGCAGCTAGAGTCAGACTTTCCAACGGCGAAGTGGTGTCTGCGTATATTCCTGGTATCGGCCATAATGCACAGGAACACTCGGTTGTGTATGTCAGAGGAGGTAGATCTCAAGATTTACCTGGTGTCAAGTATCATCTTATTAGGGGAGCGTTAGATTTGGCTGGGGTTGCTAATAGAAAAACCTCTAGATCTAAATATGGTGTCAAAAGACCTCAAAAGAAGGAGTAA